In Erigeron canadensis isolate Cc75 chromosome 7, C_canadensis_v1, whole genome shotgun sequence, one DNA window encodes the following:
- the LOC122607043 gene encoding homocysteine S-methyltransferase 2-like: MGASSDTVETMMTEFIRKSGGVAVIDGGLATELERHGADLNDPLWSATCLLTSSSLLRQVHLDYLEAGADIIITASYQATIQGFEAKGFSKDESEAMLRKSVDIAREARNVYYEKCRESSGDYSGDARIFKHRPILVAASVGSYGAYLADGSEYSGDYGDAMNLEFLKSFHRRRVQVLAESGADLIAFETVPNKLEAQAYAELLQEGINIPAWFSFNSKDGVNVVSGDSLTECARIADSCPKVVAVGINCTPPRFISDLIQSIRKVTTKPVLIYPNSGETYDAEIKQWVENTGVPNEDFVSFVNKWCEIGASLVGGCCRTTPDTIRAICRTLPSKSNMA, from the exons ATGGGAGCGAGTAGTGATACAGTAGAGACGATGATGACTGAATTCATCCGTAAATCCGGTGGAGTAGCGGTTATTGACGGCGGACTTGCGACGGAGCTTGAACGTCATGGCGCCGACCTTAACGACCCTTTATGGAGTGCCACGTGTCTCCTCACTTCTTCTAGCCTTCTCCGTCAG GTGCACCTTGATTATCTTGAAGCTGGTGCGGATATAATAATCACAGCATCTTACCAGGCAACGATTCAAGGGTTTGAAGCCAAAGGCTTTTCTAAGGACGAAAGTGAGGCTATGCTTAGGAAAAGTGTAGATATTGCCCGTGAGGCAAGGAATGTATATTATGAGAAATGTCGTGAATCTTCTGGGGATTATAGTGGTGATGCTAGAATTTTCAAGCATCGGCCTATCTTAGTTGCTGCGTCTGTCGGAAGTTATGGGGCATATTTGGCTGATGGTTCTGAATATAG TGGGGACTATGGTGATGCAATGAATCTCGAGTTCTTGAAGAGTTTTCATCGGAGAAGAGTTCAAGTTTTAGCTGAATCTGGTGCCGACCTAATAGCATTTGAAACAGTGCCAAACAAGCTTGAAGCACAG GCTTATGCTGAGCTTCTTCAAGAAGGCATAAACATTCCTGCATGGTTTTCCTTTAACTCCAAAGATGGTGTAAACGTTGTCAGTGGTGATTCCTTGACTGAATGTGCTAGAATTGCCGATTCTTGCCCAAAAGTTGTTGCTGTAGGAATCAATTGTACACCACCTAGATTTATCAGTGATCTGATTCAATCTATCAGAAAG GTGACAACCAAACCGGTACTTATATATCCCAATAGTGGTGAAACTTATGATGCTGAGATAAAGCAGTGGGTG GAAAACACCGGAGTCCCAAATGAAGATTTTGTTTCCTTCGTGAATAAATGGTGCGAGATAGGAGCATCACTTGTAGGAGGTTGTTGCAGAACTACCCCAGACACAATTAGAGCCATTTGCAGAACTCTTCCTAGCAAATCTAATATGGCATGA
- the LOC122607718 gene encoding UPF0690 protein C1orf52 homolog, whose translation MMKRTMPWSDDDDSSSDESSSPEHSDGSDKDQVPKKSQKKSSGGSSKSKVVKPAKTKSKGIDFEALSQHGYKGGLSVLKVPPPKEDDKDRDWSWSTGKDTRAANETEESYQERQKTRAMLLEGEQLAHARTQKEKNLSFSQKEKRKRDIGQASRGKSYVEEEKRLLRENGVYSGFDS comes from the exons ATGATGAAAAGAACGATGCCATGGAgcgatgatgatgattcttcgtctgatgagtcTTCAAGTCCTGAACATTCAGATGGTTCCGATAAGGATCAAGTTCCAAAGAAGAGTCAAAAGAAAAGTTCTGGTGGATCCTCCAAATCTAAAG TAGTCAAACCTGCCAAGACAAAAAGTAAAGGTATTGACTTTGAAGCGTTGAGTCAACACGGCTATAAAGGTGGACTATCCGTTCTGAAAGTCCCACCACCAAAAGAAGACGACAAGGACCGTGATTGGTCTTGGTCAACCGGCAAGGATACCCGTGCTGCAAATGAGACCGAAGAAAGTTACCAAGAACGGCAAAAGACAAGAGCCATGCTACTTGAAGGAGAGCAATTGGCACACGCCCGGACCCAGAAAGAGAAAAACCTTTCTTTTTCACAGAAAGAAAAGAGGAAAAGAGATATTGGACAGGCTAGTAGGGGAAAGAGCTATGTTGAAGAAGAGAAGAGGTTGTTGAGGGAAAATGGTGTTTACTCTGGTTTTGATTCTTAA
- the LOC122608455 gene encoding CST complex subunit STN1, whose translation MEPPDSTHRKLLTFALLSLTPSNPNTLYLKNTQMIISHVETLGIVTSREHKPERFLRFTIDDGTGSIPCVLWLNQLTSPYFSRISPPSVRSIALMAKNFENVVRVGVLARVRGKIGVYRGKVQVTVNNVFVERDPNAEILHWLECMRLSRKCYDNVLEEKEKMIVD comes from the coding sequence ATGGAACCACCAGACAGTACCCACAGAAAGCTTCTAACTTTCGCCTTATTATCACTAACCCCATCAAACCCAAACACCCTTTACCTTAAAAACACCCAAATGATCATTTCCCATGTCGAAACCCTCGGCATTGTCACTAGCCGTGAACACAAACCCGAACGATTCCTTCGGTTTACTATCGATGACGGTACCGGGTCCATTCCGTGTGTTCTCTGGCTGAACCAGCTCACTTCGCCTTACTTTTCTCGAATAAGCCCACCAAGTGTTCGATCAATTGCCTTAATGGCCAAGAATTTTGAAAATGTGGTTCGGGTTGGGGTTTTGGCTCGTGTTCGAGGCAAGATTGGAGTTTACAGAGGGAAAGTTCAAGTTACTGTTAATAATGTTTTTGTTGAAAGAGATCCAAATGCTGAGATTCTTCATTGGTTGGAATGTATGCGTTTGTCTCGAAAATGTTATGATAATGTACTCgaggagaaagaaaagatgATAGTTGATTGA